A genomic window from Leptolyngbya sp. BL0902 includes:
- a CDS encoding PD-(D/E)XK nuclease family protein, which produces MDTALSKAQQNDGETGMARFVITAHQSYGVALEWSGRAGDAIVTPSRLAARALQARPQDLYRSARKAIESAGKTIAPDLTAQRLFRQVVQEVAQPVDALGTARAWWPGVKSLLKSSPTLDEATPPSAQTAQLFEVAKVYQQTLGERGLIDGSDLYWHAAQSKVSPQKVLIYGYFQPRPDELAWINALAAEDSVLVLPVADSPLFADSQAAVDWLVAQGWQVVGEAGAQDAGPENGIAAQAVRNADTIALGEWLSQRFCGVNNLVPNDEIRSHQVGNDGEATLQSAQPSVMAYAYSTLEAEVRGTLAQVKALLNNGTPARDIAIIARDEMAYGPKLIDIAWEYGVPLRALYQTPLLTTRLGAWLALLVEVIEAKFPFEGTARLLSHPLASNPDRDFWAAARRQHPQGFAAWEKLAQEQLELNLDLLAQIRQSHSREDWVALWQRILGRFDLRRRCARWARESLAFNTVNNALGELAKPETEVLTWGEFRQELQDLLDRLTVPAQPGRGGVELHSPRSVVGARYAHLFVVGMAEGILPAPISNDPLLDFFERQQLRQQGMVLPSAAEMARREVLDTYFLLQTVTNSVVFSYAQLEGRKERLPSPYLKPLGLTLSEPPASAIASPEEHRRAILRHHLQASDLPTGSPQTADLQGMEADNPVLTAAIHAYTVEQSRESHHPANEYDGVIGIPFNQADWPFSVSQLQNLGQCPFKWFANKLLKLGPPEDISDDLNPSQIGQLYHRVLELVLAEGGEDFDQTLADPERFSSLLNAAFAQAERDILPPNLPAWTLRREEHLRVLALALQDPSFLPPGTSPVRLEQDFEGEWHGLKVRGRIDRIDRTDNGLVLIDYKTGKSRPTGIKNHNGKSCIDLQLPLYQEAAGPALFPGENIADAYYYSIRGRQKMALSSKESPGDLTAAIDRCKAHLAAGHYPVQPDIDRKACTYCDFDALCRQGDRLSRKETTHGID; this is translated from the coding sequence ATGGATACTGCTCTCTCTAAAGCCCAGCAGAACGATGGAGAAACGGGGATGGCAAGATTTGTGATAACAGCCCACCAGAGCTATGGTGTCGCCCTGGAATGGTCTGGACGTGCTGGCGATGCAATCGTGACTCCATCGCGGTTAGCGGCGCGGGCATTGCAGGCACGGCCCCAGGATTTGTACCGCTCAGCCCGTAAGGCCATTGAATCGGCAGGAAAGACCATTGCCCCAGACCTCACCGCCCAACGGCTGTTTCGCCAGGTGGTGCAGGAGGTGGCCCAGCCCGTAGACGCCCTCGGCACCGCCAGAGCTTGGTGGCCAGGGGTGAAATCGCTGCTAAAAAGTAGTCCCACTCTGGACGAAGCGACGCCACCCTCAGCCCAAACGGCCCAGCTTTTTGAGGTAGCCAAGGTCTATCAACAAACGCTAGGTGAGCGAGGGCTGATTGATGGTTCAGACCTCTACTGGCACGCTGCCCAGAGCAAGGTTTCTCCTCAGAAAGTGCTGATTTACGGCTACTTCCAGCCCCGCCCCGACGAACTGGCCTGGATCAATGCTCTGGCTGCTGAAGATAGTGTGCTGGTTCTGCCCGTTGCCGATTCGCCGCTGTTTGCCGATAGCCAAGCCGCCGTGGATTGGCTGGTCGCCCAGGGCTGGCAGGTCGTGGGTGAAGCGGGGGCTCAGGACGCTGGCCCAGAGAACGGTATCGCGGCTCAAGCCGTCCGCAACGCTGACACCATCGCCCTGGGGGAATGGCTCAGCCAAAGGTTCTGCGGGGTCAACAACCTGGTTCCTAATGATGAAATTAGATCCCATCAAGTGGGGAACGATGGCGAGGCCACCCTTCAATCCGCGCAACCTTCCGTGATGGCCTACGCCTACAGCACCTTGGAAGCGGAGGTGCGGGGAACCTTGGCGCAGGTCAAAGCGCTCCTCAACAACGGCACCCCAGCCCGCGACATCGCCATCATCGCCAGGGATGAAATGGCCTATGGCCCTAAGCTCATCGACATTGCCTGGGAATATGGCGTTCCCCTGCGGGCGCTGTACCAAACGCCGCTGCTCACCACCCGTTTGGGGGCTTGGCTGGCGCTGTTGGTGGAGGTGATCGAGGCCAAATTTCCCTTTGAGGGAACGGCCCGTCTGCTCAGCCATCCCCTCGCCAGCAACCCAGATCGCGATTTTTGGGCGGCGGCCCGTCGCCAACATCCCCAGGGTTTTGCCGCCTGGGAAAAACTCGCCCAAGAGCAGCTTGAGTTAAACCTCGACCTTCTAGCGCAAATCCGCCAATCCCATAGCCGCGAGGACTGGGTGGCCCTGTGGCAAAGGATTCTCGGCAGGTTTGACCTACGCCGCCGCTGTGCCCGCTGGGCCAGGGAAAGTTTGGCCTTTAATACCGTCAACAACGCCCTGGGGGAACTGGCGAAACCGGAAACGGAGGTGCTGACCTGGGGCGAGTTTCGCCAAGAATTACAGGACTTGCTCGACCGCTTGACCGTACCCGCCCAGCCCGGTCGGGGTGGGGTGGAACTGCACAGTCCCCGTTCGGTGGTGGGGGCCAGGTATGCTCATTTGTTTGTAGTGGGCATGGCCGAGGGCATCCTACCCGCCCCCATCAGCAACGACCCCTTGCTGGATTTCTTTGAACGGCAGCAGCTTCGTCAGCAGGGGATGGTGCTGCCCAGTGCCGCCGAAATGGCCCGACGGGAGGTGCTGGATACCTACTTTTTGCTGCAAACGGTGACGAATTCCGTGGTTTTCTCCTATGCCCAGCTAGAGGGACGTAAGGAACGCTTGCCCAGCCCTTACCTAAAACCCTTGGGGCTAACCCTCAGTGAACCACCCGCCTCGGCCATCGCCAGCCCCGAAGAACACCGCCGCGCCATCCTGCGCCATCATCTCCAAGCCAGCGATCTCCCAACGGGTTCCCCTCAAACGGCTGATCTTCAAGGGATGGAGGCCGACAATCCGGTGCTGACCGCCGCCATCCATGCCTACACCGTCGAGCAAAGCCGCGAGAGCCACCATCCCGCCAACGAGTATGACGGGGTGATTGGGATTCCTTTCAACCAGGCCGATTGGCCCTTTAGCGTGTCGCAGTTGCAAAATTTGGGGCAGTGTCCCTTCAAGTGGTTTGCTAACAAATTGCTGAAACTAGGGCCACCGGAGGACATCAGCGACGACCTCAACCCCAGCCAAATCGGCCAGCTTTACCATCGCGTCCTAGAACTGGTGCTGGCCGAGGGGGGCGAAGATTTCGATCAAACTTTAGCCGATCCAGAGCGTTTTTCAAGTCTCTTAAACGCCGCCTTTGCCCAGGCCGAACGCGACATTCTCCCCCCCAACCTACCCGCCTGGACGCTACGCCGAGAAGAACACCTCCGTGTCCTCGCCCTGGCCTTGCAAGACCCCAGCTTTTTGCCCCCTGGCACAAGTCCTGTGCGGCTAGAGCAAGACTTTGAAGGCGAATGGCACGGCCTGAAAGTGCGGGGCCGCATCGACCGCATTGATCGCACGGATAATGGCCTGGTGCTAATCGATTATAAAACCGGAAAAAGTCGCCCCACGGGCATCAAAAACCACAACGGCAAATCCTGTATTGATCTACAATTGCCGCTCTACCAAGAGGCCGCTGGGCCAGCCCTTTTTCCCGGTGAAAACATCGCCGATGCCTACTACTACTCCATTCGGGGCCGACAGAAAATGGCCCTTTCTTCTAAGGAATCTCCGGGAGATTTAACCGCCGCCATCGACCGTTGCAAAGCCCATTTAGCGGCGGGCCACTATCCGGTACAGCCCGACATCGACCGCAAAGCCTGTACCTACTGCGATTTTGATGCCCTCTGCCGCCAGGGCGACCGCCTCAGCCGAAAGGAGACGACCCATGGGATTGACTAA
- the era gene encoding GTPase Era → MTSDAFDSVDPSFDPLGFSTIPTPPEGFKSGFVGIVGRPNVGKSTLMNALVGQKVAITSPTAQTTRNRLRGILSNDQAQIIFVDTPGIHKPHHELGKILVKNARMAIDAVDATLFVVDGSGLSGRGDEFVASLLAPSAVPVILGLNKIDQQPAEEAEAIDASYQAMADAHGWPLVKFSALHEQQLDTLLQTLIERLDPGPYYYPPDLVTDQPERFIMGELIREQILLHTREEVPHSVAIAIDRVEEDTNITRILATIHVERDSQKGILIGKRGSMLKTIGSEARQQIQKLVMGQVYLELFVKVVPKWRQSRSRLEDFGYRVEE, encoded by the coding sequence GTGACTTCTGACGCCTTCGATTCCGTTGACCCCAGTTTCGACCCCCTAGGTTTTAGCACCATCCCCACGCCGCCGGAGGGGTTCAAATCGGGCTTTGTGGGCATTGTGGGGCGGCCCAACGTCGGCAAATCCACCCTGATGAACGCCCTGGTGGGGCAAAAGGTGGCGATTACCTCCCCCACGGCGCAAACCACCCGCAACCGTCTGCGGGGCATTCTGTCGAACGACCAGGCGCAGATTATTTTTGTGGACACCCCCGGCATCCACAAGCCCCACCACGAGCTGGGCAAAATTTTGGTGAAAAACGCCCGCATGGCTATTGATGCCGTGGACGCCACCCTGTTTGTGGTGGATGGCAGCGGGTTGTCAGGTCGGGGCGATGAGTTTGTGGCCTCGCTTTTGGCCCCCAGTGCGGTGCCTGTGATTTTGGGCCTCAACAAAATCGATCAGCAGCCCGCCGAAGAGGCCGAGGCCATCGACGCCAGCTACCAAGCCATGGCCGACGCCCATGGTTGGCCCCTGGTGAAGTTTTCGGCCCTGCACGAACAGCAGCTCGATACCCTGCTGCAAACGCTGATTGAGCGCCTCGACCCTGGCCCCTACTACTACCCGCCCGACCTCGTTACCGACCAACCGGAGCGGTTCATCATGGGCGAACTAATCCGCGAACAAATTCTGCTCCACACCCGCGAAGAGGTGCCCCACTCCGTCGCCATCGCCATCGACCGGGTCGAAGAGGACACCAACATTACCCGCATCCTCGCCACCATCCACGTCGAGCGCGATTCCCAAAAAGGCATCCTGATCGGCAAGCGGGGCAGTATGCTCAAAACCATCGGCTCCGAGGCCCGTCAGCAGATTCAGAAGCTGGTGATGGGGCAGGTGTATTTAGAACTGTTTGTGAAAGTGGTGCCCAAGTGGCGACAGTCTCGCAGCCGCCTAGAAGACTTCGGCTATCGCGTGGAGGAGTAG
- a CDS encoding polysaccharide deacetylase family protein — protein sequence MVPAPPPPALLTQVARLFPEALFYAPTQQRQIALTIDDIPTPGDRDDASTRLILAALERHNRTAQHPVRATFFVITDHLNPGSTILTDILAAGHEIANHGTTDTTPAILQPAEFERHFREAHDLITHTTQQPIRWYRPGRGFYNRAMVEHLKLTPGYESLVALASMVPFDTFQPLSTPTLNTWYLSRFIFPGSIFVLHGGSMERCLQTAQALPPLLKLMERQGYQVGTLSDLYDNLVAEQS from the coding sequence ATGGTGCCCGCCCCGCCGCCCCCGGCCCTGCTGACCCAGGTGGCCCGCCTATTCCCGGAGGCGCTGTTCTATGCCCCCACCCAGCAGCGCCAGATCGCCCTCACCATCGACGATATCCCCACCCCCGGCGACCGGGACGACGCCTCCACCCGCCTCATCCTCGCCGCCCTAGAGCGCCATAACCGCACCGCCCAACACCCCGTGCGGGCCACCTTTTTTGTGATTACCGACCACCTCAATCCCGGCAGCACCATTCTGACCGACATTCTGGCGGCGGGCCACGAAATCGCCAACCACGGTACCACCGACACCACCCCCGCCATCCTCCAGCCCGCCGAATTTGAACGCCACTTCCGCGAAGCCCACGACCTGATCACCCACACCACCCAACAGCCGATCCGCTGGTATCGCCCTGGGCGCGGCTTCTACAATCGGGCCATGGTGGAACACCTCAAACTCACTCCGGGCTACGAATCCCTCGTCGCCCTGGCCTCCATGGTGCCCTTCGACACCTTCCAACCCCTCAGCACCCCCACCCTTAACACCTGGTACCTGTCGCGGTTCATCTTTCCGGGGTCGATTTTTGTCCTGCACGGCGGCTCGATGGAACGCTGTCTGCAAACTGCCCAAGCCCTACCGCCCCTGCTCAAACTGATGGAACGCCAGGGCTACCAAGTCGGCACCCTCTCTGATCTGTATGACAATCTTGTCGCCGAGCAGAGTTGA